One region of Catenuloplanes indicus genomic DNA includes:
- a CDS encoding FAD-dependent oxidoreductase, whose translation MTDVTVVGGGIIGLTAARRLHEAGARVTVIAADPPEETVSTVAAAVWYPTHQDPDPRVLRWSAEAYAEFTRQAHDGVPGVLLRRTRMRAAAETLPWWAPAAGDVAYRDGELHFTAPLVEMSPYLAWLARDLRIVRRRVTHLSELDGPVVNATGLAARELAADDAVEPARGQVVLVKNPGLDVSIRDESRSLYIHPRSRDVVLGGTFEQGRGDLTPDPAEAAAIRARCVSVEPALAGAEVLGTRIGLRPTRRGGPRLERVGDVIHCYGHGGAGMTMSWGCAREVTEAALRVS comes from the coding sequence ATGACGGACGTGACGGTGGTGGGTGGCGGGATCATCGGGCTGACCGCGGCGCGGCGGCTGCACGAGGCCGGTGCGCGGGTGACCGTGATCGCGGCGGATCCGCCGGAGGAGACGGTGTCCACGGTGGCGGCCGCGGTCTGGTACCCGACGCATCAGGACCCGGACCCGCGCGTGCTGCGCTGGTCCGCGGAGGCCTATGCGGAGTTCACCCGCCAGGCGCACGACGGCGTGCCGGGCGTGCTGCTGCGCCGCACCCGGATGCGGGCCGCGGCGGAGACGCTGCCGTGGTGGGCGCCCGCGGCCGGTGACGTGGCGTACCGCGACGGCGAGCTGCACTTCACCGCGCCCCTGGTGGAGATGTCGCCCTATCTCGCCTGGCTGGCCCGGGACCTGCGGATCGTCCGCCGCCGCGTGACACACCTGAGCGAGCTGGACGGCCCGGTGGTCAACGCGACCGGCCTGGCCGCCCGCGAGCTGGCCGCTGACGACGCGGTGGAGCCGGCCCGCGGCCAGGTCGTGCTGGTGAAGAACCCGGGCCTGGACGTCTCGATCCGCGACGAGTCCCGCTCGCTCTACATCCACCCGCGCAGCCGGGACGTGGTGCTCGGCGGCACGTTCGAGCAGGGCCGCGGCGACCTGACGCCGGACCCGGCCGAGGCCGCCGCGATCAGGGCCCGCTGCGTGTCGGTGGAGCCCGCACTGGCCGGGGCCGAGGTGCTCGGCACGAGGATCGGACTGCGCCCCACCCGGCGCGGCGGCCCTCGCCTGGAACGGGTCGGCGACGTGATCCACTGCTACGGCCACGGCGGCGCCGGGATGACGATGTCCTGGGGATGTGCACGGGAGGTCACCGAGGCAGCTCTCAGAGTATCCTGA
- a CDS encoding LacI family DNA-binding transcriptional regulator — protein sequence MRVAGPTISIRDVALHAGVSVGTVSNVLNRPDIVAPSTRTRVLDAITVLGFVPNESARQLRRGRGRSLGLVVLDVANPFFTDVAKGVEEATGPAGLPVIFCNSDGDAAKESAYLDLLEEQRVQGVLITPVDDANARLLRLRERGVLVVLLDRVSPRAELCSVSVNDVHGGEQALRHLVEMGHERVAFVGGPWALPQMRDRFRGGVRALAEAGLPADALRRCETPSPTVAAGRDAAARILGVPKGARATAVFCANDLLALGVLQGMTRQRIRVPEEIALVGYDDIDFAAAAAVPISSVRQPRQRLGRTAAELLLDEATDPGSHVHRQVVFEPELVVRESSQFTRGAGTT from the coding sequence ATGCGGGTGGCGGGTCCGACGATCAGCATCCGGGACGTGGCACTGCACGCGGGTGTGTCCGTGGGCACGGTCTCCAATGTGCTCAACCGCCCGGACATCGTCGCACCGAGCACCCGCACCCGTGTGCTGGACGCGATCACCGTGCTCGGCTTCGTACCGAACGAGTCGGCCAGGCAGCTGCGCCGTGGCCGTGGCCGTTCGCTGGGCCTGGTGGTGCTGGACGTGGCGAACCCGTTCTTCACCGACGTGGCCAAGGGCGTGGAGGAGGCGACCGGCCCGGCCGGGCTCCCGGTGATCTTCTGCAATTCGGACGGCGACGCGGCCAAGGAATCGGCCTACCTGGACCTCCTGGAGGAGCAGCGGGTGCAGGGCGTGCTGATCACCCCGGTCGACGACGCGAACGCGCGGCTGCTCCGGCTGCGCGAGCGCGGCGTGCTGGTGGTGCTGCTGGACCGGGTGTCGCCGCGCGCGGAGCTCTGCTCGGTCTCGGTCAACGACGTGCACGGCGGCGAGCAGGCGCTGCGCCACCTGGTCGAGATGGGCCACGAACGGGTGGCTTTCGTCGGCGGGCCGTGGGCGCTGCCACAGATGCGGGACCGGTTCCGGGGCGGCGTGCGGGCGCTGGCCGAGGCCGGGCTGCCGGCGGACGCGCTGCGCCGGTGCGAGACGCCGAGCCCGACCGTGGCCGCGGGCCGGGACGCGGCGGCGCGCATCCTCGGCGTGCCGAAGGGGGCCCGGGCGACCGCGGTGTTCTGTGCGAACGATCTGCTGGCGCTGGGCGTGCTGCAGGGCATGACGCGGCAGCGCATTCGCGTACCGGAAGAAATCGCGCTTGTCGGATATGACGATATTGACTTCGCGGCCGCGGCGGCCGTGCCGATCTCGTCGGTTCGGCAGCCCCGTCAGCGTCTCGGCCGGACCGCCGCCGAGCTGCTGCTCGACGAGGCCACCGACCCGGGGTCGCACGTACACCGGCAGGTCGTCTTCGAGCCGGAGCTGGTCGTGCGCGAGTCGAGCCAGTTCACCCGCGGCGCCGGGACGACGTAA
- a CDS encoding sensor histidine kinase codes for MPATPASRRSFTPLRDLARLLAGADFPTAPPAPGTRLARLRPWLTPLGVLAVAVLTAVNVADLQTSRDTSGAAEATLLSTVATAPLLFVLWRPLIAVRIAYAGAFTSTLWLDHATDPWPWTVIQVTVVMLVLGIAAARTTAGVTVWIGVLVALPCLLLAPAGQAVQAWLPLAGVLILGDQVRRRTHAEKILEVQEEITDLARAQRAVLEERARIAREMHDVVAHHMSMIAVRAETAPYRVADVSAPSKEEFAAIADAARDTLTDLRRLLGVLRTSHDVPRAPQPTLADLPALVTAASAAGMPITLAMDPVRPEPPEPVSLAAYRIVQEAVTNAGRHAPGAPVRISVSCAGEHLRVTVTNGPASKPAPEGGPGHGLLGMRERAEALGGTFTATATAAGFTVSARLPYR; via the coding sequence ATGCCCGCAACGCCCGCATCCCGGCGCTCGTTCACGCCGCTGCGCGACCTCGCGCGGTTGCTGGCCGGCGCGGACTTCCCCACCGCGCCGCCCGCGCCGGGCACGCGCCTCGCGCGCCTGCGCCCGTGGCTCACCCCGCTCGGCGTGCTCGCGGTCGCCGTACTGACCGCCGTGAACGTGGCCGACCTGCAGACGAGCCGCGACACGTCCGGCGCGGCCGAGGCGACGCTGCTGTCGACGGTGGCCACCGCGCCGCTGCTGTTCGTCCTCTGGCGTCCGCTGATCGCCGTCCGGATCGCCTACGCCGGCGCGTTCACCAGCACGCTGTGGCTCGACCACGCGACGGACCCGTGGCCGTGGACCGTGATCCAGGTGACCGTCGTGATGCTGGTTCTGGGCATCGCCGCGGCCCGCACCACGGCCGGCGTCACCGTCTGGATCGGGGTGCTGGTCGCGCTGCCCTGCCTGCTTCTCGCGCCAGCCGGCCAGGCCGTCCAGGCCTGGCTGCCGCTGGCCGGCGTGCTGATCCTCGGCGACCAGGTCCGCCGCCGCACCCACGCCGAGAAAATCCTGGAGGTGCAGGAGGAGATCACCGACCTGGCCCGCGCGCAGCGCGCGGTCCTCGAGGAACGCGCCCGCATAGCCCGCGAGATGCACGACGTGGTCGCGCACCACATGTCCATGATCGCGGTCCGCGCCGAGACCGCCCCGTACCGCGTCGCCGACGTCTCCGCCCCGTCGAAGGAAGAGTTCGCCGCGATCGCCGACGCCGCCCGCGACACGCTCACCGACCTGCGTCGCCTGCTCGGCGTCCTCCGCACGTCCCACGACGTGCCACGCGCGCCGCAGCCCACGCTGGCCGACCTGCCCGCCCTCGTCACCGCCGCCTCGGCCGCGGGCATGCCGATCACGCTGGCGATGGATCCCGTGCGGCCGGAACCGCCGGAGCCGGTCTCACTGGCCGCGTACCGCATCGTCCAGGAGGCCGTCACCAACGCCGGGCGGCACGCACCGGGGGCTCCGGTGCGGATCAGCGTGTCGTGCGCCGGCGAGCATCTGCGGGTCACGGTCACGAACGGGCCGGCGTCGAAGCCCGCGCCGGAGGGCGGCCCGGGTCACGGGTTGCTGGGCATGCGGGAGCGGGCCGAGGCGCTCGGCGGCACGTTCACCGCCACGGCCACCGCGGCCGGTTTCACGGTCTCGGCCCGGCTCCCGTATCGCTAG
- a CDS encoding ABC transporter ATP-binding protein — MMLACQAHDLVKVYGRGDTAVRALDGVSVGFGRAEFTAIMGPSGSGKSTLMHCLAGLDRATSGAVMLGDVDLTRQSDKVLTKVRRERIGFVFQAFNLLPQLTAAQNITLPLDLSGTKPDPALFGRLVDVLGLRDRLKHRPSELSGGQQQRVALARALVSRPEAVFADEPTGNLDSRTGAEVLSFLRNAVREYGQTVVMVTHDPVAASYADRVIMLADGRISGEILHPTRESVTDALHQLAGAR, encoded by the coding sequence ATGATGCTCGCCTGTCAGGCTCACGACCTGGTGAAGGTCTACGGCCGCGGCGATACCGCCGTCCGCGCGCTGGACGGCGTCTCCGTGGGCTTCGGCCGCGCCGAGTTCACCGCGATCATGGGCCCGTCGGGTTCCGGGAAGTCGACGCTGATGCACTGCCTGGCCGGCCTGGACCGCGCGACCAGCGGCGCGGTCATGCTCGGCGACGTGGACCTGACCCGCCAGTCCGACAAGGTGCTGACCAAGGTCCGCCGGGAACGGATCGGGTTCGTCTTCCAGGCGTTCAACCTGCTGCCGCAGCTGACCGCGGCACAGAACATCACGCTCCCGCTCGACCTCTCCGGCACCAAGCCCGACCCGGCCCTGTTCGGCCGCCTCGTCGACGTGCTCGGCCTGCGCGACCGCCTCAAGCACCGCCCGAGCGAACTCTCCGGCGGCCAGCAGCAGCGCGTCGCCCTGGCCCGCGCGCTCGTCTCCCGCCCGGAGGCGGTCTTCGCGGACGAGCCGACCGGCAACCTCGACTCCCGCACCGGCGCCGAGGTGCTGTCCTTCCTGCGCAACGCGGTCCGCGAGTACGGCCAGACCGTCGTCATGGTCACCCACGACCCGGTCGCGGCCTCCTACGCCGACCGCGTGATCATGCTCGCCGACGGCCGGATCTCCGGCGAGATCCTGCACCCGACCCGCGAGTCCGTCACCGACGCGCTGCACCAGCTGGCCGGTGCCCGATGA
- a CDS encoding helix-turn-helix transcriptional regulator, giving the protein MGRAALLGAIESRLRAGGGVVLTGPSGIGKTAILDAVAQRGDRVLRLAATAAERFLPYAGMAELLAQVPDDVVERLPGPQRAAFDTMLVRRGDSRGRGGRAELARRLAWQSCLEALSEQPVLLIIDDAQWLDGASADVIGYASRRLADRPIRAVIAQRSPESPAIRARVAHLSPPPVQELTVPPLAEEDVTALLDAHGLNYWAAARLHADSGGNPYLALALAGAFAFDDPPTGDARPWRPWRLPEQVRDALVDRLDALPAAVRETLFAAALATRPTAAQLRMAGRPDADRELRAAEAAGLIAVEHGVVHFTPPAVATVLAEEAPADRRSATHRQLAATASDPVERIRHRALANEHPNAEIARSLVSAAETALQRGAPGLVADLYLLAADRTGGDLHPERTEWLVAAAEAAAAAGRRELCVQAAESVFAADATPAQRVRARIAVLDGSGQALGGMEEMLAAALVDAGDDPALLAPLRLRLAWQRHHQGKTELTEREAKAAVRLARIVGDTAVESMAGAMLAQVTRASGRPDYLQVLAEALAVPEEAGRGRLHHSPRFLAARFALFDDRLTEARAELLRMLPEAERSGLEELVDILRSLAEVASRDGHTRDALDYAARAARLFQENDLPLGPSWYAMAIAELAGGSPARGLNYAERGVRSSEADADMIYLTRNLHVLGQAQLATGDNDAALATLRRLQRLEADRGYTDPSTLRWHGDLVTALVNAGEATAAAAVVTEAREAAQRLKRSRGVLAELDRAEALILVHQGEAAAGAALAAGAAKTFADLGQPIAQGNALLALGRAERRRRRYAAARTAIESARDIFSRAHATPWTQRAQRALATLTVGAQRRAPEEESTGGGEVLTSTEARIATLVRQGASNREIATQLYLSVKTVEATLTRIYRKVGVRSRTQLASRLTEG; this is encoded by the coding sequence GTGGGGCGCGCGGCGCTGCTCGGTGCGATCGAAAGCCGGCTGCGCGCCGGCGGCGGCGTGGTGCTCACCGGCCCGAGCGGCATCGGCAAGACCGCGATCCTCGACGCGGTGGCCCAGCGCGGCGACCGCGTGCTGCGGCTGGCCGCCACCGCGGCCGAGCGCTTCCTGCCGTACGCGGGAATGGCCGAGCTGCTCGCCCAGGTGCCGGACGACGTGGTCGAGCGGCTCCCCGGGCCGCAGCGCGCCGCGTTCGACACCATGCTGGTGCGCCGCGGCGACTCCCGCGGCCGGGGCGGGCGTGCCGAGCTGGCCCGCCGGCTGGCCTGGCAGAGCTGCCTCGAGGCGCTCAGCGAGCAACCGGTCCTGCTGATCATCGACGACGCGCAGTGGCTCGACGGCGCGTCCGCGGACGTGATCGGCTACGCCAGCCGCCGGCTCGCGGACCGGCCGATCCGCGCCGTGATCGCGCAGCGCTCGCCGGAGAGCCCGGCGATCCGCGCCCGGGTGGCGCACCTGAGCCCGCCGCCGGTGCAGGAGCTGACCGTGCCGCCGCTGGCCGAGGAGGACGTGACCGCGCTGCTCGACGCGCACGGCCTGAACTACTGGGCCGCGGCCCGGCTGCACGCGGACAGCGGCGGCAATCCGTACCTGGCGCTGGCGCTGGCCGGCGCGTTCGCGTTCGACGACCCGCCGACCGGCGACGCCCGGCCGTGGCGCCCCTGGCGGCTGCCGGAACAGGTGCGTGACGCGCTCGTCGACCGGCTCGACGCGCTGCCCGCCGCGGTCCGCGAGACGCTGTTCGCGGCCGCGCTCGCCACCCGGCCCACCGCGGCCCAGCTGCGGATGGCCGGCCGGCCGGACGCGGACCGCGAGCTGCGCGCCGCCGAGGCTGCCGGGCTGATCGCGGTCGAGCACGGCGTCGTTCACTTCACGCCGCCCGCGGTCGCGACCGTGCTGGCCGAGGAGGCGCCGGCCGACCGCCGGTCCGCCACGCACCGGCAGCTGGCCGCGACCGCGTCCGACCCGGTCGAGCGCATCCGGCACCGCGCACTGGCCAACGAACACCCGAACGCGGAGATCGCCCGCTCGCTGGTGTCCGCGGCCGAGACCGCGCTCCAGCGCGGCGCACCCGGCCTGGTCGCCGACCTCTACCTGCTGGCCGCCGACCGGACCGGCGGCGACCTGCACCCGGAACGGACCGAGTGGCTGGTCGCCGCCGCCGAGGCCGCCGCCGCCGCGGGCCGCCGCGAACTGTGCGTGCAGGCCGCCGAGTCGGTCTTCGCGGCGGACGCGACACCGGCCCAGCGGGTCCGCGCCCGGATCGCCGTGCTGGACGGCTCCGGCCAGGCACTCGGCGGCATGGAGGAGATGCTGGCCGCCGCGCTGGTCGACGCCGGCGACGACCCGGCACTGCTCGCGCCGCTGCGGCTGCGGCTGGCCTGGCAACGGCACCACCAGGGCAAGACCGAGCTGACCGAACGCGAGGCGAAGGCCGCGGTCCGGCTGGCCCGGATCGTCGGCGACACCGCGGTGGAGAGCATGGCCGGCGCGATGCTCGCCCAGGTGACCCGCGCGTCCGGCCGGCCCGACTACCTCCAGGTGCTGGCCGAGGCGCTGGCCGTACCGGAGGAGGCGGGCCGCGGCCGGCTGCACCACTCGCCGCGCTTCCTGGCCGCCCGGTTCGCGCTGTTCGACGACCGCCTCACCGAGGCCCGCGCGGAACTGCTCCGCATGTTGCCCGAGGCGGAACGCAGCGGCCTGGAGGAGCTGGTCGACATCCTGCGCAGTCTGGCCGAGGTCGCCAGCCGTGACGGGCACACCCGGGACGCGCTCGACTACGCCGCCCGCGCCGCCCGCCTGTTCCAGGAGAACGACCTGCCGCTCGGCCCCAGCTGGTACGCGATGGCCATCGCCGAACTGGCCGGCGGCAGCCCCGCCCGCGGCCTCAACTACGCCGAACGCGGCGTCCGCTCCTCCGAGGCCGACGCCGACATGATCTACCTGACCCGCAACCTGCACGTGCTCGGCCAGGCCCAGCTGGCCACCGGCGACAACGACGCCGCCCTCGCCACCCTGCGCCGCCTGCAACGCCTGGAGGCCGACCGCGGCTACACCGACCCGTCCACGCTGCGCTGGCACGGCGACCTGGTCACCGCGCTGGTCAACGCCGGCGAGGCCACCGCCGCCGCCGCGGTGGTGACCGAGGCCCGGGAGGCCGCGCAACGCCTGAAACGCTCCCGCGGCGTCCTGGCCGAACTGGACCGTGCCGAGGCCCTGATCCTGGTCCACCAGGGTGAGGCCGCCGCCGGGGCCGCGCTCGCGGCCGGCGCCGCGAAGACGTTCGCCGACCTCGGCCAGCCGATCGCCCAGGGCAACGCACTGCTGGCCCTCGGCCGCGCCGAACGCCGCCGCCGTCGTTACGCCGCCGCCCGCACCGCGATCGAATCCGCCCGGGACATCTTCAGCCGCGCCCACGCGACCCCATGGACCCAGCGGGCCCAGCGCGCCCTCGCCACCCTCACCGTCGGCGCCCAGCGCCGCGCCCCGGAGGAGGAATCCACCGGCGGCGGCGAGGTCCTGACCTCGACGGAGGCCCGCATTGCCACCCTGGTCCGGCAGGGCGCCAGCAACCGCGAGATCGCCACCCAGCTGTACCTGAGCGTGAAGACCGTCGAGGCCACGCTCACCCGTATCTACCGCAAGGTCGGCGTCCGCTCCCGCACCCAGCTCGCCTCCCGCCTGACGGAGGGTTAG